AATAAGCAAATGTGATTGAAATTCTAGTTGTTGCATTGCTGCATATTAGCAGGTGAAACAAATCAGCtgaggtattattattattattattattattatgaaacaAGCAAAAAGTGCCGCAAACACAACATGCTCTAGTGATGTGATGACGAATCAATGATAGTTTTGCGTGACTAGCCttaccttttcctttttctctctaatGCAAGTCCATTTCATTTaatccacatgttttttttttgccgacCTCCACTCACAGATATGTCTATCAATcactgaatggaaaaaaaattaaaaaatctaaGTGTAACTAGGCAACTGACACCTGTGAACATGGAGTCTAACTAACTGTGTCAAAGAGTCTCGGTGACCCTGACAGGGATTTGTGGATTAGATTCGGCTGAGAAGAGGAGAGGCAAAGTCACTTGTCCTCCTTGTTTGTATGGTCAAGTGGGACACAATCAAGTAAAGTCTGGACAACTCTCACAGCTCTTATTAGTACACATCCTCATCTACGAAAACCACTTTTGTgttgatgcttttatttgtctGCTACAGAATATAATTTTCCTGACCGGCTGCGGAACAGCAGAGGATTTAGTCACACTCTCCTGCACAGTCAGCACTCTCAGCCATATCCTGCTCTGATCCTATTAGACCATACCCAGTAGAGCAGATTTCAGATCTGGTGGATCTGGTTCCCTTTAAATGAGAGTGGAATTAAAGCTGAACCTCTATCAGTGTTGAGCGGTGCGTCCAGATCCCACTCCCTTGAGCGCACTGTAGACATCCTGTGGTTCAGTGGCTCTCCCTGTTGGCTGATGTGGTATCTCCAGTTTTCCGGCTACAAATTTCACCTCTTGTATTTGAACTGGATGAAGCGACTGGGAGCTAATGGCAACTGAATTTAACATTGAATAGTTTGGGAACAAATGTACTCGAATAGAATGGAGCCACGGTTAACGTTATTAGAGACACGTGTTTTAATGTCTCCTGTGAGAAACCATACCATTTTAATGTTGTACAcaagaaaatgtgaattttgtGCACAAGCTGTACAATAAGgacatttgatattttaataGTCTACACCaagaaaatgcaacaaaacGAGGAAACACAGAGGCAGAGTCTTTATCCCTCAACCACTTGTAGACAGTTGATGACTAGTTAATCACAACTCAAGTCCAGAATTGTAAAAtgaaaggcaggaaaaaaaataatcaaaataacacGTTCTGCATTGAAAACATTCTGTTTCATATTACATGTTACAGTATTGcaattttgatcacatttttttattttattttattcatttttgccCCTAAGTCTCTATTACTCGACTACAACTACATCACTCGTGGCCgtttccagctccagctcctggTCTAACTGCTTAATAGAGGCTCTCTCGGGCTGGCAGTAGGAGGAAGATCACTACGGTGCAGCGGGAATTGCTGGGTCAAgctcagcagcagctgggaCTGCACCGGGATCAGCAGCGGCACCGGCGTCGACAGCAGCCGGGACGTCAGCAACAGCGGGGACGTCGACTGCAGCGGGGACGACCGCATCGACGGGCGCTGCTGGGTCAACGTCGACGGGGGCTACGTCAACAGGAGGCACATCCACGGAGACGGCAGCGTCGACCGGCGCAGCGGCATCCACCGGCGCAGCCTCTACGGGGACGTCAACCACAGCCGGGTCAGCAGCTGCAGGCTCCGCTGCGGGGTCCGCTGCGGGGTCCGCCGGTGCTTCCTCGACCACGGCCGCCTCAGCCTCCTCGGCCTCCTCTACCTCATCAGAGTTCAGGGGGGCGGCACCGGCGGACGCTGCAGCTTTGGGAGCAGGGTTCCCATCCTGCGTCAGAGAAGCGCAATAAAATCATAGCTGAGCTGATATGTAAATAATGAGGCTAATGGAGTCTGAATCTAATTAGGCAGCAGCACTACGAGGGTCCAGATGTTGGGCACGTTGGCTTGCTGTCATGTGGTAACTGGGTTAGAGACCTTATTAGAATAATTAGTAACACTCTGAAGGCAAAATGTTTGCATGCGAAAAATTTCTGttggttgaaaataaaatgatcaacaCAACAAGTGATGCCTTGGCTGTGTTTTTATCGCACATCCTGACTGAATTGTTTTGGGGAGATAAACACGCagcaggtctttttttttttttttttttaagtcagagCTCCCAGCTGAAATCCAGTGCTGGAGACGACCACTGTTTCACTGCAACTTTCCCAGAGCCCCATGTGTTCCCAACTAACTCAGCTTAAATACAACAGGGGAGTGTGTGCCGTTAATGTGGCAAAAATCACAGCAACATACTGTTTGCTCTTTAGATGTCGCAACATCAGTGTAATTTTTAACTTATATTTTGCTCCAATATGTCTTCAACCAGCTTTGATTTGgtaatcaaatgaaaatgtttgtttacctctgcctcttcttctgaGCCGTCTCCCACAGGGGCAGGAGCCGCGACATCTGCTTGATGGGCTGGTGCAGCAACCACCTGcattgtaaaaaagaaagagaaaagaatataTCAAACATGTTGTGACCGATTAGGTTATGGTTCTGTGTGTCTCTTCTTCACCTGTTGTGTATATTTACGACTGCAGCCGCAACTGGTCAGCCTGAACATATCTATGTATAACACATGAGCTACAATAAccagctttgttgttttcatttacatttaaaactaaattcatGCCAGAATCTAAGAAGAATAAACTTACAggagcatcagcagcaggaaggaaggggTTTCCAACTACTCCCTGAAAAAATGCAGACTCATGATTACAACTGATGCCTGTTAATCTGAGCGTATGGGGAGGTGAGTGTTATCTCTGTGCTTAGGTGAAACATCAGTGAACCCCTACTACCTGCTGCTGGTACAGCCTGTATAACTCCATCCACCTCAGGGCCTCATTAGCATGTGCTGCAACCTGCTAAATAAATACCAGACATCCCCAGGCATGAGCTGCGATTAAGCCAATTATCCCCGCTGTCAGACACCTATCATACTGAGCAACTGATGAcaagacggaaaaaaaaaaaaggacaagccACTGCAAACAGGTCATAAACTTCacagaaaaggggggaaaaaaacactcccTTACCTCATTACTTTCACTGTCTGGAGCCTAGAGTTTAAGAAAGGGAAGTGAGCAACAGGTTTAGAACAACAGTGTTTAAAACGGGATCAGAGGGCACAATGACAAAACACGGGAGGCAAAAACTTACAGGGGCAGCGAAGGCAGCGGCCAGCAGGCACATCAAGAACACAAAGGTCTTCATCGTAACTGATTCTACAAGAAACAATGAGATAATAAACAACAAAgatgtttctttccttttttttttttgatgaaaaagtttttttttttttaaactataagAACATTGTAAAATGCCATGCTATGTCTTTAACAGTGTAGAGTTGCgtcctattaaaaaaaaaaaaaaaaaaaatccgtcTCACCAATTTTCCCTGGCGCAGAGAAAACATGAACGTGAGTCTCCTCGGAGATGAAATTCGGTCTACTTCATGTCTCCCGTGGACGGTATTTATACGTACTGGTATATCCTCAAATAGCCAATCACACCCAGTAAAATGAGCAGAGCTATGTGTTTGAAGAAATCCTTACatgtcaaaactgaaaaaaggagGTATGTAGGGTTGAGGCCCCTGTTATAGTTAATTACATGCTGTGCAAGAATGCTTAGCGCACATGCCCATCTTTATTGCCCTAAAACCAAAGTCGGAAAAGAACAAGGCGACTTGCAGCCGCCACAAGCATGTAATGATATGACAGAGAGGCTCTGCTGAGTTTGACTTATATTAAAAAGGTTGTGGGCAAAGTGAATACTAAGCAGCGAAAGATGCTACTCAGTGATTATGAATCTTAAAATACTGCAGGGCCTTATTAGATCAGCGGGAAAGTCATCAGACCACAAGGCAAACACTGCAGTGTTACACTTTAGTACATGAAAGTCACACATAGACTGGTGGAAAGTACGTTTTCTGTTACATGTACGTTTTAATGTTACACAAGACGACAAGGCTAATTAAAGCAGATTTCTGTAGCAaactttgtcttttcttgtctgTGGTCTCATGAACCCctaacatgttttgtttctttgttcgTGGCCTGACCCCAATGTTGGAAACCACTACCAGGTCTGGGAGCCCATCAGCTATTGTCAGATGATGCGTCTGGAGGGAAACTGGGGCCTCCTGGTGTGACTTCGCGAGTCATTGTTTGCAACTGGGAGATTTCAAACTCAGGAAACAGTTTATGTTATACTTAAATTTATGGAAGAAACTGACGGAGGAACTAGGCAATGGCCAAGCATGAGCTAGTTTAAGCGGTACAAACACAAGATTTTCACCAGGTACAGGGAACAAGACCAGAATATGTCTAGAGAGACATGTTTATGAGGACAGGTTTCTAATAGTTTCATGCAGTGCGGATGTCAAGGTCCAACACAGCAGTTAGCAAAAACGAAATAtgtctttctttattattttattcattattattagccaatctttgatttttatgttgttgttaaaGTCCATATCATGTCACTTACAAGGCTTTACCAAGCCTAGTAGCCTAAACCTGCATGCATGCACAACCAGAATAATGTGTTTTCCccattaattttgttttaagttATTAATTTAAGTTACAGTTTGcaaatttaatattaaaagactaaaaaggGATATTTTTTGTCTATGCCATCACCATGGCctgtggtgggggggggcatCGATGACTGCTAGTGGCGGCACAGCCCTCAAATGCCCCACCATAGTGTCGACATTGAACTGAAGACCACTCAAATGTGATTGAGCAGTACTACTCAGACTACAAATAGAAAGCAGAAAACTTCCTGTTTCTTATCTACATATTCTGCACATTCACATACAGATATCTGTTCATAGAAATACTACACAACTAAACTGTAATTAAAACTAGTCCCACTTTAACCAGatcataaaacaacaaaatgttatttaaagacATGTATTATGAGTCTAAGAGCAATCTAATGtcttatgttttttctttgcttcaaCAAAACGTCCGGTACATGTTAATgatttttaatgttgttaattAAATAAGAATGCGGTAATTTCCAATGACCCATCTGAAGTAATTACAGAAATTTGCAGTAGGTAGGTGTGTgggagaaacacagacacacacgctaATGTAAAGTTTCTCTCATGTGGTGTCTGAGCTTTCactgtgtgtcatgtgtttgttttaggcGCCGTGGTCGTTTATCACAGTGATTTGGAGCATTGAAGGTTTCTTGTGTTCGTCTTTTCAGGTTCCAAATCAGATAATGAAGGACTCGCGTCTGGAAAAAGGCGTCTCGGACGATCTCGCCCCGTGTCTGCTGAGATGGTGAGTTTCACTCAAACTAGATAATAATCTCTTTCTTAATTAGTCCTTCACAACTATACGGTTGCTATCACAATTCTATATTTTGGTAAACAGTTGACAGTAAGAAGGTTAATgattctgtttaaaatgtgctttgtttTCAAGTTAGCAAGTTTACTAGTAAACCAGTCAGATTTCTCCACTCATTCACGTTAACACATGAGGATCTGCTCATCAAAGTCAgatgactgtctgtctgtctgcctgtcctttatatatactgcttttgcagccttttttattttttattttacttttttttgctttttcatgtttttttccatgtgtcCATTTAGTGCCTCTGTCttaataattaatcatcatCTTCCTATCTGTGTTAAAGCCACTTTATTTGATTGTTTGCTTTAACCATCCAGACATGTAGAAGCTACTTCTAGTCCTCAATTActttatatgtattatttatttatttttattttttaatttttttgggtGTGTGACCCTATCACATTAGCACCATACAATACGAAGGCCATTGTAACACTTCAAAAGAAGCCTTTTAACGTTGCTTTCaacatctcctctcctcttgtttaTAGAGGATATGAAAGTATATGATCTCAAGGAAACTTGTGAAGGAGAGACAGTCATAGCGTGAGAGGATGGCGCCTGAGTATCATGAAGTGTCTTTTGAAGAGAGATAAGTGTTAAGTTCTGTTGTGACAGGCTTTTGTCCCCGGGGGAGCAAGGATCATTCCCAT
The nucleotide sequence above comes from Mugil cephalus isolate CIBA_MC_2020 chromosome 2, CIBA_Mcephalus_1.1, whole genome shotgun sequence. Encoded proteins:
- the enam gene encoding enamelin isoform X2, with the translated sequence MKTFVFLMCLLAAAFAAPAPDSESNEVVAAPAHQADVAAPAPVGDGSEEEAEDGNPAPKAAASAGAAPLNSDEVEEAEEAEAAVVEEAPADPAADPAAEPAAADPAVVDVPVEAAPVDAAAPVDAAVSVDVPPVDVAPVDVDPAAPVDAVVPAAVDVPAVADVPAAVDAGAAADPGAVPAAAELDPAIPAAP
- the enam gene encoding enamelin isoform X1, which produces MKTFVFLMCLLAAAFAAPAPDSESNEQVAAHANEALRWMELYRLYQQQGVVGNPFLPAADAPVVAAPAHQADVAAPAPVGDGSEEEAEDGNPAPKAAASAGAAPLNSDEVEEAEEAEAAVVEEAPADPAADPAAEPAAADPAVVDVPVEAAPVDAAAPVDAAVSVDVPPVDVAPVDVDPAAPVDAVVPAAVDVPAVADVPAAVDAGAAADPGAVPAAAELDPAIPAAP